One part of the Mycobacteriales bacterium genome encodes these proteins:
- a CDS encoding chaperone modulator CbpM yields MTAPLRRGLAKTIRSYPLVRPARLSIETLTRRTGLHPDLIHRYVALGLLDVARDSAGDVWFTQDAPATIARIQRLRAGLSLNYASIGLVLDLLDRITQLELALRSSGSTNPSAARSDRQWT; encoded by the coding sequence ATGACCGCTCCCCTGCGACGCGGCCTGGCGAAGACGATCCGGAGCTATCCGCTAGTCCGGCCCGCTCGGCTCAGCATCGAAACGCTGACCCGCCGGACTGGATTGCACCCGGACTTGATTCATCGGTACGTCGCGCTCGGACTGTTGGATGTCGCACGAGATTCCGCCGGCGACGTGTGGTTCACCCAGGACGCACCCGCCACGATCGCCCGCATCCAGCGGCTGCGGGCCGGCCTGTCGCTGAACTACGCGTCGATCGGCCTGGTGCTCGACCTCTTGGACCGCATCACCCAGCTCGAGCTCGCGCTTCGGAGCAGTGGATCCACCAATCCGTCGGCCGCAAGGAGTGATCGGCAATGGACATGA